The proteins below come from a single Nocardioides eburneiflavus genomic window:
- the clpS gene encoding ATP-dependent Clp protease adapter ClpS — translation MGGVSAASPVEVEPTQTPDEITFLAKPWVTLVWDDPVNLMSYVSYVFQKYFGYDRAKAEKLMLEVHEEGRSVVSTGTREEMERDVQAMHEYGLWATMEKAS, via the coding sequence ATGGGAGGCGTGTCAGCCGCCAGTCCCGTAGAGGTCGAGCCGACCCAGACCCCCGACGAGATCACCTTCCTGGCCAAGCCGTGGGTGACCCTCGTGTGGGACGACCCGGTCAACCTCATGTCCTATGTGTCCTACGTCTTCCAGAAGTACTTCGGCTACGACAGGGCCAAGGCCGAGAAGCTCATGCTCGAGGTGCACGAGGAGGGCAGGTCGGTGGTCTCGACGGGCACCCGCGAGGAGATGGAGCGCGACGTCCAGGCGATGCACGAGTACGGACTCTGGGCGACGATGGAGAAGGCATCCTGA
- a CDS encoding DUF429 domain-containing protein yields the protein MSPVPEFILAIREKIGSDHPLWLPAVTAVVRRADQVLLVRRSDNGQWTPVTGIVDPGEEPAVAAAREVTEETGVRVRVDRLATAGAHPEIVHANGDRAAYLDLTFACTWLEGEARVADDESSDVRWWPVDGLPPMSEVMLARIDAALSDEREARFATPDGQDGAEPRPVLRPPAPVLGVDACPAGWVGVVLDPALRASVFVAADITSLVGLVREQHDVHVVAVDIPIGLPDDGGRLADAEARRVLVGKASSVFSTPVRSALEAATYAEAREANLAATDGRTSVSAQAYALGAKVLEVDAWVRSGPGAEVIEVHPEVSFARMAEAPVLARKKDPDGVRARREALAAHGIGAPPWFRGSGFGEDDLLDACAVAWTAGRHALGVSESLPGEPEVFSDGIPAAIWV from the coding sequence GTGAGCCCCGTCCCCGAGTTCATCCTCGCCATCCGGGAGAAGATCGGCAGCGACCACCCGCTCTGGCTGCCAGCCGTCACCGCCGTCGTGCGACGCGCGGACCAGGTGCTGCTGGTGAGGCGCTCCGACAATGGCCAGTGGACCCCGGTCACCGGCATCGTCGACCCCGGCGAGGAACCCGCAGTGGCCGCGGCGCGGGAGGTGACTGAGGAGACCGGCGTACGCGTACGGGTCGACCGGCTCGCCACGGCCGGCGCCCACCCGGAGATCGTGCACGCCAACGGCGACCGGGCCGCCTACCTCGACCTCACCTTCGCCTGCACCTGGCTGGAGGGTGAGGCCCGCGTCGCCGACGACGAGTCGAGCGACGTCCGGTGGTGGCCCGTCGACGGCCTCCCGCCGATGTCCGAGGTGATGCTCGCCCGCATCGACGCAGCACTGAGCGACGAGCGCGAGGCGCGGTTCGCCACTCCGGACGGCCAGGACGGCGCCGAGCCGCGGCCCGTCCTCAGGCCGCCGGCTCCGGTGCTCGGCGTCGACGCCTGCCCGGCAGGCTGGGTCGGCGTGGTCCTCGACCCCGCGCTGCGCGCCTCGGTCTTCGTCGCCGCCGACATCACGAGCCTGGTCGGGCTGGTCCGCGAGCAGCACGACGTGCACGTGGTCGCCGTCGACATCCCCATCGGCCTGCCGGACGACGGCGGCCGGCTCGCGGACGCCGAGGCGCGCCGCGTGCTGGTCGGCAAGGCGTCCTCGGTGTTCTCCACGCCGGTGCGCTCCGCGCTCGAGGCGGCGACCTACGCCGAGGCGCGCGAGGCCAACCTCGCCGCGACCGACGGGCGCACCAGCGTCAGCGCCCAGGCGTACGCACTGGGCGCCAAGGTGCTCGAGGTCGACGCCTGGGTCCGCTCCGGCCCCGGCGCGGAGGTGATCGAGGTGCACCCCGAGGTGAGCTTCGCCCGGATGGCCGAGGCCCCCGTGCTGGCCCGCAAGAAGGACCCCGACGGCGTCCGCGCCCGGCGCGAGGCGCTCGCCGCGCACGGCATCGGGGCGCCGCCGTGGTTCCGCGGGTCCGGGTTCGGCGAGGACGACCTGCTCGACGCCTGCGCGGTGGCCTGGACGGCCGGACGCCACGCGCTCGGGGTGTCGGAGTCGCTGCCGGGCGAGCCCGAGGTGTTCTCCGACGGGATCCCGGCCGCGATCTGGGTGTGA
- a CDS encoding MFS transporter, which translates to MSMTRAHAQLTRRGIPVERDLRVLALGSFANRFGAGAVMTTSALYFTRQVGFSAAEVALALAVAAVVGILVQVPAGQLGDGHGPRRVLTVFMVGAALTSALPALARTPWQLAALLALLTLFERSAGSVQQGVIAQLATGGRGVQFKAYLRAVTNTAIGLGSVFGGAALVVDETWAYVSVFVLNAVFTGFAAWNTTRLPDLPAYVRLEGEPRLAVLRDWPYVAVVALTGLFSLHFFVMELGLALYISERTAAPPVMVAVLLVVNTACVALFQVRLSRRADSVEAGARALVRGAVWIAAGFAIVALADRGDATFAIAVLVVGSLVHVVGEMIGSGGQWGLQMGLAPHERQGQYQGFAGLGFSVIAVIGPPIVTLLCVGMGETGWLVLAVLMLAVALVTVPVSRWALASRERYGVLTHSG; encoded by the coding sequence ATGTCGATGACGCGCGCGCACGCGCAGCTCACGCGCCGGGGCATCCCCGTCGAGCGCGACCTGCGCGTCCTGGCGCTCGGTTCGTTCGCCAACCGGTTCGGCGCCGGGGCGGTCATGACGACCAGCGCGCTCTACTTCACCCGCCAGGTCGGCTTCTCGGCCGCCGAGGTCGCCCTCGCGCTCGCGGTCGCCGCCGTGGTGGGGATCCTCGTCCAGGTCCCGGCCGGCCAGCTCGGCGACGGCCACGGCCCGCGCCGGGTGCTGACGGTCTTCATGGTCGGCGCCGCGCTCACGAGTGCGCTGCCCGCACTGGCGCGTACGCCGTGGCAGCTCGCGGCCCTGCTCGCCCTGCTCACCCTCTTCGAGCGCTCGGCGGGCTCCGTGCAGCAGGGCGTGATCGCGCAGCTCGCGACCGGCGGCCGCGGCGTGCAGTTCAAGGCGTACCTGCGCGCCGTGACCAACACCGCGATCGGCCTGGGGTCGGTCTTCGGCGGTGCGGCCCTCGTCGTGGACGAGACCTGGGCCTACGTCTCGGTCTTCGTCCTCAACGCCGTCTTCACCGGTTTCGCCGCGTGGAACACGACCCGGCTGCCCGACCTGCCCGCCTACGTACGCCTCGAGGGCGAGCCGCGGCTCGCGGTGCTGCGCGACTGGCCCTACGTCGCCGTCGTCGCGCTGACCGGGCTGTTCTCGCTGCACTTCTTCGTGATGGAGCTCGGGCTGGCCCTCTACATCTCCGAGCGCACGGCCGCCCCGCCGGTGATGGTCGCGGTCCTGCTGGTCGTCAACACCGCGTGCGTCGCGCTCTTCCAGGTACGCCTGTCCCGCCGCGCCGACTCGGTCGAGGCCGGCGCACGGGCGCTGGTCCGGGGCGCGGTGTGGATCGCCGCCGGCTTCGCGATCGTGGCACTGGCCGACCGCGGCGACGCGACCTTCGCGATCGCGGTGCTCGTCGTCGGGTCGCTGGTCCACGTCGTCGGCGAGATGATCGGCTCCGGCGGCCAGTGGGGCCTGCAGATGGGGCTCGCCCCGCACGAGCGGCAGGGCCAGTACCAGGGCTTCGCCGGCCTCGGCTTCAGCGTCATCGCCGTCATCGGGCCCCCGATCGTGACCCTGCTGTGCGTGGGGATGGGCGAGACCGGCTGGCTCGTGCTCGCCGTCCTGATGCTCGCCGTCGCGCTGGTCACGGTGCCGGTCTCCCGGTGGGCGCTCGCCTCTCGTGAGCGCTACGGGGTGCTCACGCACTCGGGCTGA
- a CDS encoding MoaD/ThiS family protein — MAIEVRIPTILRTYTDGAKAVDGTGGKLSELIDDLEGNHPGIKDRLIDDGDLRRFVNVYINDEDVRFIGGLDAELSDGDQVVVLPAVAGG; from the coding sequence ATGGCCATCGAGGTCCGGATCCCCACCATCCTGCGCACCTACACCGACGGCGCCAAGGCCGTCGACGGCACGGGCGGCAAGCTGTCCGAGCTGATCGACGACCTCGAGGGCAACCACCCCGGCATCAAGGACCGCCTGATCGACGACGGCGACCTGCGGCGGTTCGTCAACGTCTACATCAACGACGAGGACGTCCGCTTCATCGGCGGCCTCGACGCCGAGCTCTCCGACGGCGACCAGGTCGTCGTCCTGCCTGCCGTCGCCGGAGGCTGA
- a CDS encoding PLP-dependent cysteine synthase family protein, with product MTRYDDLLASVGNTPLVGLPRLSPSPDVRIWAKLEDRNPTGSIKDRPALKMIEQAEKDGTLRPGCTILEPTSGNTGISLAMAAKLKGYRIVCVMPENTSEERRQLLRMWGAEIVSSPAAGGSNEAVRVAKKIAAEHPDWVMLYQYGNEANALAHEETTGPELLADLPDITHFVAGLGTTGTLMGVSRFFRRARPDVRIVAAEPRYGELVYGLRNLDEGFVPELYDASLIDSRFSVGPRDAVRRVRELLELEGIFAGISTGAILHAALGQAAKAVKAGESADIAFVVCDGGWKYLSTGAYEGTVDEAEDALDGQLWA from the coding sequence GTGACCCGCTACGACGACCTGCTGGCCTCGGTCGGCAACACCCCGCTCGTGGGGCTGCCACGGCTCTCGCCGAGCCCTGACGTGCGGATCTGGGCCAAGCTCGAGGACCGCAACCCCACCGGCTCCATCAAGGACCGCCCGGCGCTGAAGATGATCGAGCAGGCGGAGAAGGACGGCACCCTCCGCCCCGGCTGCACGATCCTCGAACCGACCAGCGGCAACACCGGCATCTCCCTGGCGATGGCGGCCAAGCTCAAGGGCTACCGCATCGTCTGCGTGATGCCCGAGAACACCTCCGAGGAGCGTCGCCAGCTGCTACGGATGTGGGGCGCCGAGATCGTCTCCTCCCCGGCTGCCGGCGGGTCCAACGAGGCCGTGCGGGTCGCGAAGAAGATCGCGGCCGAGCACCCCGACTGGGTGATGCTCTACCAGTACGGCAACGAGGCCAACGCCCTGGCGCACGAGGAGACCACCGGTCCCGAGCTGCTCGCCGACCTGCCCGACATCACCCACTTCGTCGCCGGGCTCGGCACGACGGGCACCCTGATGGGGGTCTCCCGCTTCTTCCGCCGGGCCAGGCCGGACGTACGCATCGTCGCCGCCGAGCCGCGCTACGGCGAGCTCGTCTACGGCCTGCGCAACCTCGACGAGGGCTTCGTCCCCGAGCTCTACGACGCCTCGCTGATCGACTCGCGGTTCAGCGTGGGCCCGCGCGACGCCGTACGCCGGGTACGCGAGCTGCTCGAGCTCGAGGGCATCTTCGCCGGGATCTCGACAGGCGCCATCCTGCACGCCGCGCTCGGCCAGGCGGCCAAGGCGGTCAAGGCGGGGGAGTCCGCCGACATCGCCTTCGTGGTGTGCGACGGCGGCTGGAAGTACCTCTCCACGGGCGCCTACGAGGGCACCGTCGACGAGGCCGAGGACGCGCTCGACGGCCAGCTCTGGGCCTGA
- a CDS encoding DUF2017 domain-containing protein codes for MSGFERHRRTGNVIATFSGFEADLLRSLASQMVELLRNERAEPAAPTADPFEALMAEFSGATTIPEDPVLARLFPTAYPEDEEAASDFRRFTEGGLRDGKAAASGSIIDVLEEAGLPPELTEDGLVIDVELSHGEAETWMRAFTDIRLALATRLGVEAGDEHYWHSLPDDDPRAQAHDIYEWVGYLQETIVEALTA; via the coding sequence GTGAGCGGCTTCGAACGGCACCGCAGGACCGGGAACGTGATCGCGACCTTCTCCGGGTTCGAGGCCGACCTCCTGCGCTCCCTGGCCTCGCAGATGGTCGAGTTGCTGCGCAACGAGCGCGCCGAGCCCGCAGCACCGACCGCCGATCCGTTCGAGGCGCTGATGGCGGAGTTCTCCGGTGCCACCACGATCCCCGAGGACCCGGTCCTGGCACGCCTGTTCCCCACGGCCTACCCCGAGGACGAGGAGGCCGCCTCCGACTTCCGCCGGTTCACCGAGGGTGGGCTCCGCGACGGCAAGGCGGCGGCGTCCGGCTCGATCATCGACGTCCTCGAGGAGGCCGGGCTGCCGCCCGAGCTGACCGAGGACGGCCTGGTCATCGACGTCGAGCTCTCCCACGGCGAGGCGGAGACGTGGATGCGTGCCTTCACCGACATCCGGCTCGCGCTGGCCACCCGCCTCGGGGTCGAGGCCGGCGACGAGCACTACTGGCACTCGCTGCCCGACGACGACCCGCGCGCCCAGGCGCACGACATCTACGAGTGGGTCGGCTACCTCCAGGAGACGATCGTCGAGGCACTGACGGCGTGA
- a CDS encoding Mov34/MPN/PAD-1 family protein, with protein sequence MLTIDQEIYDAIVAHARRDHPDEACGVVAGPEGSDRPERFIPMVNAAGSPTFYEFDSTELLALYKDMDARDEEPVVVYHSHTATEAYPSRTDIGLASEPNAHYVLVSTRDSFDEDGGNTEGPVEFRSYRIIDGVVTEEEVTITPPQTEEESTP encoded by the coding sequence GTGCTGACCATCGACCAGGAGATCTACGACGCCATCGTGGCGCACGCCCGGCGCGACCACCCCGACGAGGCGTGCGGCGTCGTCGCCGGCCCGGAGGGCAGCGACCGCCCGGAGCGGTTCATCCCGATGGTCAACGCCGCAGGCAGCCCGACGTTCTACGAGTTCGACTCCACCGAGCTGCTCGCGCTCTACAAGGACATGGACGCCCGCGACGAGGAGCCGGTGGTCGTCTACCACTCCCACACCGCCACCGAGGCCTACCCCAGCCGGACCGACATCGGGCTCGCGAGCGAGCCGAACGCCCACTACGTGCTCGTCAGCACACGGGACAGCTTCGACGAGGACGGGGGGAATACTGAGGGCCCGGTGGAGTTCAGGTCCTACAGAATCATCGACGGAGTCGTGACCGAGGAAGAGGTCACGATCACGCCCCCGCAGACCGAGGAAGAGAGCACCCCCTGA
- a CDS encoding HNH endonuclease signature motif containing protein yields the protein MIETLAAGARGVADDLSPADLLATIKASRDVENSEAARQLALAARWADLHPPESIHTAASFTVSGSQHEEPIAGEGAPLVAEFCCAELGTTLGITTTAAKKLIGHALELRHRLPRLWAQVHAGQVPAWRARAIADTTIHSSPALTREAAGFVDAQVAAVAGRVGSAQLDRLVAETIRRYDLATADPAQDPEDGYLHVDPRHVTVDTEDVHYAGTLRIEAEVDIADALDLDRALAHKAKEQQALGSLLPLDARRAKALGDLARTQTALDLAGGGADLEDTGAGGGDADESHLPAARAVVIHAHVDASFSGDTTVFGPTGRMENGQRLVLLEQVQSWCADTRTEVTIKPVIDLNTTLTAQTRKVPATIREHVILRDRTCVFPFCSRPARRCDSDHIIPWDDDAHAEGRPQPGPTTTSNLACLCRFHHRLKTHSPWRYAMVAPGVFEWTSPHGHRYRRDHTGTTNLEPPEPPDVAAPPGIPRPRRR from the coding sequence ATGATCGAGACGCTGGCAGCCGGGGCACGAGGGGTCGCGGACGACCTCTCACCCGCCGACCTGCTCGCCACGATCAAGGCCTCCCGTGACGTCGAGAACTCCGAGGCTGCCCGCCAGCTCGCTCTCGCCGCCCGGTGGGCGGACCTGCACCCGCCGGAGTCGATCCACACGGCAGCGTCGTTCACGGTGTCGGGGTCGCAGCACGAGGAGCCCATCGCCGGGGAGGGTGCTCCGCTGGTGGCGGAGTTCTGTTGCGCCGAGCTCGGCACCACCCTCGGCATCACCACGACCGCGGCGAAGAAGCTCATCGGCCACGCCCTCGAGCTGCGCCACCGCCTCCCCCGGCTCTGGGCACAGGTCCACGCCGGGCAGGTGCCCGCGTGGCGGGCCCGGGCGATCGCGGACACCACGATCCACTCCTCACCCGCGTTGACTCGTGAGGCGGCCGGGTTCGTCGACGCGCAGGTCGCCGCCGTCGCCGGGCGGGTCGGGTCCGCGCAGCTCGACCGCCTCGTCGCCGAGACCATCAGGCGCTACGACCTCGCGACCGCCGACCCCGCGCAGGACCCCGAGGACGGCTACCTGCACGTCGACCCCCGCCACGTCACCGTCGACACCGAGGACGTGCACTACGCCGGCACCCTGCGGATCGAGGCCGAGGTCGACATCGCCGACGCCCTCGACCTCGACCGCGCCCTCGCCCACAAGGCCAAGGAGCAGCAGGCCCTCGGGTCGCTGCTGCCGCTCGACGCCCGACGGGCCAAGGCGCTCGGTGACCTCGCCCGGACCCAGACTGCTCTGGATCTCGCCGGCGGCGGCGCCGACCTGGAGGACACCGGCGCTGGCGGCGGCGACGCCGACGAGTCGCACCTGCCCGCCGCCCGCGCGGTCGTGATCCACGCCCACGTCGACGCCTCCTTCTCCGGCGACACCACCGTGTTCGGGCCCACCGGCCGCATGGAGAACGGCCAGCGCCTGGTCCTGCTCGAGCAGGTCCAGTCCTGGTGCGCCGACACCCGCACCGAGGTCACCATCAAGCCCGTCATCGACCTCAACACCACGCTGACCGCGCAGACGCGGAAGGTCCCGGCAACGATCCGCGAACACGTGATCCTGAGAGATCGCACCTGCGTGTTCCCGTTCTGCTCCCGCCCGGCACGGCGCTGCGACAGCGACCACATCATCCCGTGGGACGACGACGCCCACGCCGAGGGCCGACCGCAACCCGGCCCGACGACCACGAGCAACCTGGCCTGCCTGTGCCGGTTCCACCACCGCCTCAAGACCCACTCACCCTGGCGATACGCCATGGTCGCGCCCGGAGTGTTCGAGTGGACCTCACCGCACGGCCACCGCTACCGCCGCGACCACACCGGCACCACCAACCTCGAGCCACCAGAACCACCGGATGTGGCAGCCCCACCTGGCATCCCACGACCCCGCCGACGATGA